One Legionella hackeliae DNA segment encodes these proteins:
- a CDS encoding coiled-coil domain-containing protein: MAHCKKFIAGIGAINFTESSARLLRQALLSCAYQELQQELKEIEDRKALLPQRIQDSDLGNKQLIVYKQKQDEAALRIKAQLKVLENLAAEAPPFKLETKVVIDEAFIQDFAINFRNIRHLAETLSDAPTIIKQQQTRLYTEILFKLTQREQETQLQTLSFDDIREMIKQALVIYERETDIQLRNQAQTLIHMGIFEIVRGDCERIKAKEKLSSYAQYQEFLLLLSDKLLDVGVSDVIDNLSEYRDTKGRNIADLLQQIENKLNITQDDSWNDDSKIKALKTKKALFHKLRFGQEDRREYVGQVQSNLARDLFWGRNIRDTELFTVRGVSEDVFSMLVQQNFLINSKFEKTDESSPDFSLAERRLKAVIDAVKVTRKPKKNGPELFPIGNSGVFAKNTDALSKMVETVSHELKEKFTTPTFKIINGFIQVDFYYTSLDGQTLSKNILSTGGIGFESTTLLKTLRGLESAVPGIEAITLRGKTLAEIRNQIKTLGNEKLEKACSRQLGLLEQAFKREDVKEIADLKLSNDEEVLLRKLLELQFIAPIHTVTDNSKILEEALKRIGANQFKNAVKIEGLEDAVKGAYERLAALNAINVPSHALPILQKAKTLFSEERKEKLNTLNDLLKSTKSATEKENELTKLFVEEYTGMSQTLGLSSETEFSRLEADVRGMAREIIKLIERTEKGLPALTPKEEAAYFDAIQQIARELSKISLSMHEVQFKIPHGLKAKEPITLIDIHGKKHQFTLDLKTEQLPYSLIKPPGASDFIFSYGGSRGIIAPFAGLDEAYAGVGKKKGRLFTHSRLLGVGQYGSVKEVESLLSGLNQVTKKGYALDTEPFTDESRSKQRTRPITARKDPYYRVERDLMQNLSAVAKASGNATVGETQYWLEMDKPRFKGELYAQDGSLQQYRLLTARAKGQTFADKANKDLNYYPKDRLAYHDPTQRKANDLDALTDMLALSQALVSEAYKLQTLGSTAESKQLGFAHNDIKPENFIYKRKADGSFEVRYIDWATGGFVQKYTGKKEKLDEIFVELFGEGLTFELKDNKCTDKNGRFVRIEEGSKIVYGINPTLQILHGARNGTLPYISPQVLGKNREKQSQPAGVYNSDFNTVFEANDPTSDDWALTAMTFGICNLEAYFALVKGRAVADYVIPGILALEGLPPHEKLVIIDDKKFTEFFACRNPSDSSAFNTGVVATHPTPVMFIPSNQREGEPLHLFRRLQELQRSLASDKDVDESKTKIAREIETILSTVYNAIASGKGLNKQELTKQLDAAQRCLQNYEKIKDTNYQEGLLKQEVLHSLLKAIHERPVSADDLLKSFPEDGPSQLKILCTYPSSVEQKKQVVEIFQKTFSESAFVDKFIGEKAPARDLFKDMIARHQTEILISLLAKIPENKNEDFIKIVSEDGLLHYAAEQGLTKVFGSLVDALTRAGATPTAILDLSLIEYKSGPKQAHNASHLRWSTSCFHIAIRNNNPKLLARLLTLLPDENNDKNIIDEALHFCAVLGNKQLFQQIEKARLHATSPVTAARIMGIKLPPEYLSPYHLFLNNEATLAAIKWKTLTNQPELGKQFLLSSDGNPLLIAAAKANFAGVFQLLELGKAIDFEDWTKVLSETDANGKNLLNYMLELNQLEHLSRFINFIKETTENSNDILVQLLSNPHPVNPLKNFLSQQTNSDQHFVVVKMLLDTICSNFATATIEQQQARVVALLINKDWLIEQAKDTKNFEELNKLLQNEALSIPFKQSLFKTLKEASQDNVARTFYEKLLTEVSRIPVEIDKKTQLEISGVFAEVIRQSSDFEELFKALTEEHKVASEFERDARDLKEKVQKYAEKEQRLESTLKQQQVEATELKETLHQTKDQLEKASVLTLKLQQKSEKATKDYLAKETLLKQEIEKEKSSVAAVEEELREAKEQHQQEQERLVCALKEVESHINVLKQELEEKSSELDSKGKSYRQLEAQYKELEENKNSLVEELKHSKSVEKETQEKLLAEIKTREGKESDLQELGKQLDALRDEKTKLGQELESLQTLNKRLGEENSELQQRVKEYKENSETLDRELKKYLSEVVTLKEGLQETQEKLQEASARTSQLEEEIKTKQDEYDRQEASLKEEIEETKKTSESGIKAAEEKLRQAKEQHQQEQERLVCALKEVESHINVLKQELEEKSSELDSKGKSYRQLEAQYKELEENKNSLVEELKHSKSVEKETQEKLLAEIKTREGKESDLQELGKQLDALRDEKTKLGQELESLQTLNKRLGEENSELQQRVKEYKENSETLDRELKKYLSEVVTLKEGLQETQEKLQEASARTSQLEQEIENTTTAFLEKEILLKKQIEETKQSAERDVAGVKQKLAEAEKSYQVTLNSLSVSLKEVTEEVQQLQSSLQEKDLQFKVKEESYKKLETESAELKQLKEKLQKELSDSKRLSESTISELQMKLDVETKAGVDKQAKLQELSQQLGNLQATLKSQTEELQTKNGELEDVKRFLESEHIRFSQELETIKKQIEEERYKAQEAETKQKQAEKSAEEAQLETRRILEEMKRLRKEMEIQEAKVKAREQRVAEREQQVEERAAEVEALHQEVLRVEEDVHRREDELAHAEIPIENPRELARRKAITALKAKFARSIDDDLLTAISHATSNEDLAKLGLDLKYLAVLEHDDYLLIADATDERLTQLQEERSEIKTELLERNYKAVLGENREKLRRIYNNLNKIDTLDKGITNELNYLVQISPLHWFSPAFQASLKKNAHELAPHYERLAEGCNVVVDYLKPLSIELKHQFRSLPSIEEIEHLPENSPKRSDIESRRALLTRYLQRVQGQLDLYEPLYKLLNGDPAASNPLLRQGIRKTLKYAQDEKYSLKFSSFSSDYRDYSQEERALHLQAGYESNVEGNVTEISSNTGLAHYQVVESAKQNYFREHIINPDDQFCGYFIEDRAKNLDSPLYGDSLKGYRPSITITVSKFPQGPDSRDPQLIAARVQYALAVATHLLSEFVEPPTAKDPVIMRGPNPEELRYLWTAMVLVGKEVSGFQFPPEAVAVASAVFKPGLEMEKTGFWGGWTTQWRANSCYETSFRGQPSVDIWLTGLKEASRHRANFKGESDRIKKLVGDVTQTFFGNAKAKTVVEDLKQEVLKNGPNAGG; the protein is encoded by the coding sequence ATGGCCCACTGTAAAAAATTTATCGCTGGGATTGGCGCTATTAACTTTACTGAATCGTCAGCCCGACTTCTAAGACAAGCTTTATTATCCTGTGCCTATCAAGAATTGCAACAAGAGCTGAAAGAAATTGAAGACAGGAAAGCTCTTTTACCACAGCGGATTCAGGATAGCGATTTAGGCAATAAACAACTCATTGTTTATAAACAAAAACAGGATGAGGCTGCCTTAAGAATAAAGGCTCAACTAAAAGTCCTGGAGAATTTAGCTGCCGAAGCTCCCCCTTTTAAGTTAGAGACTAAAGTAGTCATCGATGAAGCCTTTATTCAAGATTTCGCAATAAATTTCCGAAATATTAGGCACTTGGCTGAAACATTGTCGGATGCACCGACCATAATTAAGCAACAACAAACCCGCTTATACACAGAAATTCTTTTTAAACTGACTCAACGAGAACAAGAAACTCAGTTGCAGACTTTATCTTTTGATGATATCCGCGAAATGATAAAGCAGGCATTGGTAATTTACGAGCGTGAAACGGATATTCAATTACGTAATCAGGCGCAAACGCTCATTCACATGGGAATTTTTGAAATTGTCCGGGGAGATTGTGAGCGCATAAAGGCTAAAGAAAAATTATCATCCTATGCTCAATATCAAGAGTTCCTTCTTTTATTAAGCGACAAGCTTCTTGATGTTGGTGTGTCCGACGTTATTGATAATTTAAGTGAATACAGGGATACAAAGGGACGAAATATTGCTGATTTACTGCAACAAATCGAAAACAAACTGAATATTACTCAGGATGATAGTTGGAATGACGATAGCAAGATTAAGGCTTTAAAAACCAAAAAGGCCCTTTTTCACAAACTGCGCTTTGGACAAGAAGACCGCCGGGAATATGTAGGCCAAGTGCAAAGCAACCTTGCCCGGGATTTGTTCTGGGGCAGAAATATTCGCGATACCGAATTATTTACGGTACGTGGTGTTTCTGAAGACGTTTTCTCAATGCTTGTCCAGCAAAATTTTCTAATTAATTCTAAATTCGAAAAAACGGATGAATCTTCACCCGATTTTTCTCTTGCAGAGAGAAGGTTAAAGGCTGTCATTGATGCTGTAAAAGTAACTCGAAAACCCAAGAAGAATGGACCGGAATTATTTCCAATTGGTAACAGTGGAGTGTTCGCAAAAAATACAGACGCCCTGAGTAAAATGGTAGAAACTGTCTCCCATGAATTAAAAGAAAAATTTACTACCCCAACATTTAAAATTATTAATGGATTCATTCAGGTTGATTTTTATTATACATCCCTGGATGGTCAAACCCTTAGTAAGAATATTTTAAGCACGGGAGGGATCGGATTTGAATCCACGACATTGCTAAAAACCTTAAGAGGACTTGAGAGCGCAGTTCCTGGTATAGAAGCTATTACGCTACGTGGCAAAACCTTAGCAGAAATTCGTAACCAGATTAAAACTCTTGGGAACGAGAAATTAGAAAAAGCATGCAGCCGACAGTTGGGACTATTAGAACAAGCCTTTAAGCGTGAAGATGTTAAAGAAATAGCGGACTTAAAATTAAGTAATGACGAAGAAGTTTTACTCCGCAAATTACTGGAGCTGCAATTTATTGCTCCAATTCACACGGTCACGGATAACTCAAAAATTCTAGAGGAGGCTCTTAAAAGAATAGGAGCCAATCAATTTAAGAATGCAGTAAAAATAGAGGGTTTAGAGGATGCTGTTAAAGGCGCTTATGAGCGTTTAGCTGCTCTAAATGCAATTAATGTTCCCAGTCATGCCTTACCTATATTACAAAAAGCAAAAACGCTTTTCTCCGAAGAAAGAAAAGAAAAACTTAATACTCTAAATGACCTATTAAAATCAACCAAGTCTGCAACCGAGAAAGAGAACGAACTAACTAAACTCTTTGTCGAAGAATACACAGGAATGTCTCAAACTCTGGGGCTGTCCTCTGAAACAGAATTTAGCCGATTGGAAGCGGATGTTCGCGGTATGGCTAGAGAAATCATCAAATTAATTGAGCGTACTGAGAAGGGGCTTCCGGCTTTAACGCCTAAGGAAGAAGCTGCTTATTTTGATGCAATCCAGCAAATAGCAAGAGAACTTTCTAAGATATCGCTGTCTATGCATGAGGTACAGTTTAAAATTCCTCATGGACTTAAGGCAAAAGAACCTATCACTCTTATTGATATCCACGGAAAGAAACACCAATTTACTCTTGACTTAAAGACAGAACAGTTACCTTATTCACTCATTAAACCCCCAGGTGCAAGTGATTTTATTTTTTCCTATGGGGGTAGTCGAGGTATTATCGCTCCCTTTGCGGGTTTGGATGAGGCCTATGCAGGAGTAGGCAAGAAAAAAGGACGTCTTTTTACGCATTCCAGATTGTTAGGTGTGGGACAATACGGTTCTGTCAAAGAGGTGGAAAGTTTGTTGTCCGGATTAAACCAGGTAACTAAAAAAGGCTATGCACTGGATACGGAACCGTTTACCGATGAAAGTCGCAGCAAACAAAGAACCCGTCCAATTACTGCTCGCAAAGATCCCTACTATCGTGTTGAAAGAGATCTTATGCAGAATCTTTCCGCTGTTGCTAAGGCCAGTGGAAACGCAACTGTAGGAGAAACTCAATATTGGCTTGAAATGGATAAACCCCGATTCAAAGGAGAATTATATGCACAAGACGGCTCTTTGCAGCAATACCGTCTGCTAACTGCACGGGCCAAGGGACAGACCTTTGCTGACAAAGCGAATAAAGACTTAAATTATTATCCCAAGGATAGACTGGCTTACCACGATCCTACTCAGCGAAAAGCCAATGATCTAGACGCTTTAACCGACATGCTTGCCTTATCACAAGCATTAGTCAGCGAAGCCTATAAACTTCAAACTTTAGGCTCCACTGCAGAGTCTAAACAGCTGGGTTTTGCCCATAACGACATTAAACCAGAAAATTTTATTTACAAACGTAAAGCGGATGGCAGCTTCGAAGTGCGTTATATCGATTGGGCTACCGGCGGATTTGTGCAAAAGTATACTGGAAAAAAAGAAAAACTTGATGAAATCTTTGTTGAATTATTCGGTGAGGGACTTACTTTTGAGTTAAAGGACAATAAGTGTACGGATAAAAATGGTCGTTTTGTACGCATAGAAGAAGGTTCTAAAATCGTCTATGGAATAAATCCAACTTTACAAATTCTACATGGGGCTCGTAATGGAACTTTACCCTACATTAGTCCTCAAGTATTAGGCAAGAATAGAGAAAAGCAATCCCAACCCGCTGGTGTGTATAATTCTGATTTTAATACGGTTTTTGAGGCAAACGATCCTACCTCGGACGATTGGGCATTAACCGCAATGACCTTTGGGATCTGTAATCTGGAAGCCTACTTTGCTTTGGTGAAAGGACGGGCGGTTGCTGATTACGTTATTCCAGGTATCTTAGCGTTAGAGGGACTTCCTCCGCATGAAAAACTAGTAATTATTGATGACAAAAAATTTACTGAATTTTTTGCATGCCGTAATCCAAGCGATAGTTCTGCATTCAATACTGGTGTTGTAGCTACTCATCCAACCCCCGTTATGTTTATTCCCTCAAATCAACGCGAGGGCGAGCCTTTACATTTATTTCGTAGACTCCAGGAGTTGCAACGGAGCTTGGCAAGCGACAAGGACGTGGATGAGTCTAAAACAAAAATTGCCAGGGAAATTGAGACGATTTTAAGTACGGTGTATAACGCCATTGCTTCAGGTAAGGGACTCAATAAACAAGAGTTGACTAAACAGTTGGATGCTGCCCAGCGTTGTTTACAAAACTATGAAAAAATTAAAGATACCAATTACCAAGAGGGTCTTCTAAAGCAAGAAGTATTACACTCTCTTTTAAAGGCAATCCATGAAAGACCAGTCTCTGCAGATGATTTATTAAAATCTTTCCCCGAAGATGGACCTAGTCAACTAAAAATATTGTGCACCTATCCTTCATCTGTAGAGCAGAAAAAACAGGTCGTAGAAATTTTTCAAAAGACGTTTAGCGAATCCGCGTTTGTTGACAAATTTATCGGAGAAAAAGCACCAGCCCGTGATCTTTTTAAGGACATGATTGCTCGGCACCAAACAGAAATTTTAATCAGCTTATTGGCTAAGATACCTGAGAATAAGAACGAAGACTTTATCAAGATTGTTTCTGAGGACGGGTTGTTGCATTATGCCGCTGAACAGGGATTAACAAAGGTATTTGGTAGCTTAGTAGACGCATTAACTCGCGCAGGAGCTACTCCAACGGCAATTCTTGATTTATCACTTATTGAATATAAATCCGGTCCTAAACAAGCTCACAATGCGTCACATCTCAGGTGGTCAACGTCTTGTTTTCATATTGCGATTCGCAATAATAATCCAAAGTTATTAGCTAGACTTTTAACATTGTTACCTGATGAGAACAATGATAAAAATATCATCGACGAGGCTCTACATTTTTGTGCGGTATTAGGAAATAAGCAATTATTTCAACAGATTGAAAAAGCGCGACTGCATGCCACCTCTCCTGTAACCGCAGCAAGAATTATGGGGATAAAACTGCCACCGGAATATTTATCACCCTATCATCTTTTCCTCAATAATGAGGCCACTTTAGCTGCCATTAAATGGAAGACGCTAACTAATCAACCGGAGCTTGGTAAGCAATTTTTGTTATCTTCAGATGGAAATCCATTGTTGATCGCGGCAGCAAAAGCAAATTTTGCAGGTGTTTTTCAATTGCTCGAATTGGGCAAAGCAATTGATTTTGAGGATTGGACAAAAGTTTTGTCCGAAACCGACGCGAATGGAAAAAATCTCCTAAATTACATGCTTGAATTAAATCAACTGGAGCATCTCAGTCGTTTTATTAATTTTATTAAAGAAACTACTGAAAATAGCAATGATATTTTGGTTCAGCTATTGAGTAACCCGCATCCCGTTAATCCTCTTAAAAACTTCCTGAGTCAACAAACAAATAGTGATCAGCATTTTGTAGTTGTCAAAATGTTGCTTGACACTATCTGTAGTAATTTTGCCACAGCAACTATAGAACAGCAGCAAGCGCGGGTAGTCGCTCTTTTAATCAATAAAGATTGGCTTATTGAGCAAGCAAAAGATACAAAAAATTTCGAAGAACTTAATAAGCTTTTACAAAATGAAGCGTTATCTATACCGTTCAAACAAAGCCTTTTCAAAACACTAAAAGAAGCCTCTCAAGACAATGTTGCCAGAACTTTTTATGAGAAGTTGCTTACAGAAGTTTCAAGAATCCCTGTCGAAATTGATAAAAAAACCCAATTAGAAATTTCAGGAGTGTTTGCTGAAGTCATAAGACAATCTTCTGATTTTGAAGAATTGTTTAAAGCGTTAACTGAAGAGCATAAGGTTGCAAGTGAGTTTGAAAGAGATGCTAGAGATCTGAAAGAGAAAGTACAAAAATATGCTGAGAAAGAGCAAAGGTTAGAAAGTACGCTCAAACAGCAACAAGTTGAGGCAACTGAACTTAAAGAAACATTGCATCAGACGAAGGATCAATTAGAGAAAGCAAGTGTTCTTACTTTGAAACTTCAACAAAAGTCTGAAAAGGCTACCAAGGATTATCTTGCAAAAGAAACCTTGCTAAAGCAGGAAATTGAAAAGGAGAAGAGTAGCGTTGCTGCTGTCGAAGAAGAACTGCGAGAGGCTAAAGAGCAGCACCAGCAAGAGCAAGAAAGGTTAGTGTGTGCGCTAAAAGAGGTCGAGAGTCACATAAACGTTCTGAAGCAGGAATTGGAAGAAAAGAGTAGTGAGTTAGACAGTAAAGGAAAGAGTTATCGTCAGCTTGAGGCTCAATATAAAGAGCTTGAGGAGAATAAGAATAGTCTTGTAGAGGAATTAAAGCATTCGAAGAGTGTCGAAAAAGAGACACAAGAAAAACTGTTAGCAGAGATTAAAACCCGAGAAGGCAAAGAGTCTGACTTACAAGAATTAGGGAAGCAACTTGACGCATTGCGTGATGAGAAAACAAAGTTAGGGCAAGAGCTAGAGTCGTTGCAGACACTCAACAAGCGTTTAGGTGAGGAAAATAGCGAGTTGCAACAACGAGTCAAAGAATACAAAGAGAATAGTGAAACATTAGACAGGGAACTGAAGAAGTACCTGAGCGAGGTTGTAACACTCAAAGAGGGCTTGCAAGAGACTCAGGAAAAACTACAGGAAGCAAGTGCTCGTACTTCGCAACTTGAGGAAGAGATTAAGACGAAGCAAGACGAGTATGATAGGCAGGAAGCTTCGCTTAAAGAAGAAATTGAAGAAACGAAGAAGACATCTGAAAGTGGAATTAAAGCGGCTGAAGAGAAGCTTCGCCAAGCTAAAGAGCAGCACCAGCAAGAGCAAGAAAGGTTAGTGTGTGCGCTAAAAGAGGTCGAGAGTCACATAAACGTTCTGAAGCAGGAATTGGAAGAAAAGAGTAGTGAGTTAGACAGTAAAGGAAAGAGTTATCGTCAGCTTGAGGCTCAATATAAAGAGCTTGAGGAGAATAAGAATAGTCTTGTAGAGGAATTAAAGCATTCGAAGAGTGTCGAAAAAGAGACACAAGAAAAACTGTTAGCAGAGATTAAAACCCGAGAAGGCAAAGAGTCTGACTTACAAGAATTAGGGAAGCAACTTGACGCATTGCGTGATGAGAAAACAAAGTTAGGGCAAGAGCTAGAGTCGTTGCAGACACTCAACAAGCGTTTAGGTGAGGAAAATAGCGAGTTGCAACAACGAGTCAAAGAATACAAAGAGAATAGTGAAACATTAGACAGGGAACTGAAGAAGTACCTGAGCGAGGTTGTAACACTCAAAGAGGGCTTGCAAGAGACTCAGGAAAAACTACAGGAAGCAAGTGCTCGTACTTCGCAACTTGAGCAAGAGATTGAAAATACTACAACTGCTTTTCTTGAGAAAGAAATTCTGCTTAAAAAACAAATTGAAGAAACGAAACAGAGCGCTGAAAGAGATGTGGCTGGGGTAAAACAAAAGTTAGCTGAAGCTGAAAAATCTTATCAGGTCACTCTAAATTCACTAAGTGTTTCTTTAAAAGAAGTTACAGAGGAAGTGCAACAATTGCAGAGCAGTCTTCAAGAAAAAGACCTCCAATTTAAGGTGAAGGAGGAAAGTTATAAGAAACTTGAGACAGAATCTGCTGAACTCAAACAGTTAAAAGAAAAGTTACAAAAAGAACTCTCTGATTCAAAGCGTCTCTCAGAAAGTACTATTAGCGAACTTCAAATGAAGTTGGATGTAGAGACAAAGGCCGGTGTAGATAAACAAGCCAAACTCCAGGAGCTGTCGCAACAACTTGGAAACTTACAGGCGACTCTTAAATCGCAAACAGAAGAACTGCAGACTAAAAATGGTGAGCTTGAAGACGTAAAGAGATTTTTAGAGTCTGAGCATATCCGGTTCTCGCAGGAATTAGAGACAATAAAAAAACAAATAGAAGAAGAGCGGTATAAAGCTCAAGAAGCAGAGACAAAGCAAAAACAAGCTGAAAAAAGTGCGGAAGAAGCACAGCTGGAAACGAGGCGAATATTGGAAGAAATGAAACGCCTTCGTAAGGAAATGGAAATTCAAGAAGCTAAAGTTAAAGCACGCGAGCAACGCGTCGCAGAGCGGGAGCAACAGGTCGAAGAGCGTGCTGCTGAGGTCGAGGCGCTTCATCAAGAGGTTTTACGTGTTGAGGAAGATGTGCATCGTCGTGAAGATGAACTAGCGCACGCAGAGATTCCTATTGAGAATCCCCGTGAACTTGCACGCAGGAAAGCGATTACTGCTCTGAAAGCTAAATTTGCAAGAAGTATTGATGATGATTTGTTAACAGCAATCAGCCATGCTACAAGCAATGAAGATTTAGCAAAACTGGGTCTAGATTTAAAGTATCTGGCAGTTTTAGAGCACGACGATTATTTACTGATTGCCGATGCAACAGATGAACGATTAACACAGTTACAAGAGGAACGCTCTGAAATTAAAACGGAACTGTTAGAACGTAACTATAAAGCAGTATTAGGGGAAAACAGAGAAAAATTGAGACGGATCTACAATAATCTCAATAAAATAGACACATTGGATAAAGGAATCACTAATGAGCTCAATTACCTGGTGCAGATTTCACCTCTGCACTGGTTTAGTCCAGCGTTTCAAGCATCACTCAAAAAGAATGCCCATGAATTAGCTCCTCATTATGAAAGGTTAGCAGAAGGATGTAATGTAGTTGTTGATTACTTAAAACCACTAAGTATTGAGCTAAAACATCAATTCCGTAGTTTACCCTCAATCGAGGAAATAGAACATCTGCCAGAGAACTCGCCAAAGAGAAGTGACATTGAAAGTCGCCGTGCATTATTAACTCGTTATTTACAGCGAGTGCAAGGGCAACTTGATTTGTATGAGCCTTTATACAAATTATTAAATGGTGATCCAGCAGCTTCGAATCCTCTATTGAGACAAGGCATTCGAAAAACCCTCAAATATGCTCAAGATGAAAAATACTCGTTAAAATTTTCATCGTTTTCCAGTGATTACCGTGATTATTCACAAGAGGAGAGAGCACTTCATTTGCAAGCAGGATATGAATCGAATGTGGAGGGAAATGTTACCGAGATATCGAGTAATACCGGTCTTGCACACTATCAGGTCGTTGAGTCAGCGAAACAAAATTATTTTCGTGAGCATATTATTAATCCTGACGATCAATTTTGTGGCTACTTTATTGAAGATCGTGCAAAAAATCTTGATAGCCCGCTCTATGGCGATTCGCTTAAAGGGTATCGTCCAAGTATAACTATTACAGTGAGTAAATTCCCGCAGGGGCCAGATTCTCGTGATCCGCAATTAATTGCCGCTCGTGTACAGTATGCCTTGGCTGTGGCGACACATTTATTGTCAGAGTTTGTTGAACCACCCACTGCAAAAGACCCTGTTATTATGCGAGGACCTAATCCAGAAGAACTACGTTACTTATGGACTGCTATGGTTTTAGTCGGTAAAGAAGTGTCAGGATTTCAATTTCCTCCTGAGGCAGTTGCAGTTGCTTCGGCAGTCTTTAAGCCAGGTCTTGAAATGGAGAAAACGGGTTTTTGGGGTGGTTGGACCACCCAGTGGAGAGCTAATTCTTGTTACGAGACCAGCTTTAGAGGCCAACCCTCGGTGGATATATGGCTGACTGGACTTAAAGAGGCAAGTAGACATCGTGCTAATTTCAAGGGAGAGAGCGATCGAATTAAGAAATTAGTCGGCGACGTGACGCAAACCTTTTTTGGTAATGCAAAAGCTAAGACCGTCGTTGAAGACTTAAAACAAGAAGTTCTTAAGAACGGCCCCAATGCCGGTGGTTAA
- a CDS encoding acetyl-CoA carboxylase biotin carboxylase subunit, whose protein sequence is MFKKILVSNRGEIALRIVRACKEMGIEAVTIHSIADRYALHVKRGSHSHCLSKKPLEAYLNGHRIIECAKAVGCEAIHPGYGFLSENPDFAAACERAGIVFIGPSAKVIATMGSKVAARLAMQKAGIPVIPGSDGNLETIDEAIACAEKLGYPVMLKATFGGGGRGIRLCHDAEQIKQQYARVQSEASKAFGNAHIFMEKFVFNPRHIEVQILGDNSGTILHLFERDCSIQRRHQKLVEIAPSVQLNEETRKLLYDYAVRAASAVGYTNAGTVEFILDEKNQPYFLEMNTRLQVEHPVTEQITGIDLVQEQIRIAAGETLTLKQEQIERRGFAIEFRINAEDPQNDFLPSFGRITRYYAPGGPGVRTDSAIYTGYTIPPDYDSLCAKLTVWSLDWPSALRRARRALEEMRVFGVKTTIPFYLEMLKSKEFQEGLLTTGLIEAHPEWLRYSNKSLPHHKAAVIAAALAHYNKQSEAQ, encoded by the coding sequence ATGTTTAAAAAAATACTTGTAAGTAACCGTGGTGAAATCGCACTACGCATTGTTCGCGCTTGTAAAGAAATGGGAATTGAGGCAGTTACTATCCATAGCATAGCTGACCGCTATGCATTACATGTTAAGCGTGGTTCTCACTCTCATTGTTTGAGCAAGAAACCTCTGGAAGCCTATTTAAATGGTCATCGAATCATTGAGTGTGCGAAAGCAGTTGGTTGTGAGGCTATTCATCCAGGATATGGCTTTTTATCAGAAAATCCAGATTTTGCAGCAGCCTGTGAACGAGCGGGGATAGTATTTATTGGTCCCTCTGCCAAAGTGATTGCCACGATGGGGTCGAAAGTTGCTGCAAGACTTGCCATGCAAAAGGCCGGTATTCCAGTTATTCCAGGTAGTGACGGTAACTTGGAAACGATTGATGAGGCTATCGCTTGTGCCGAAAAATTGGGTTATCCAGTGATGCTTAAAGCGACCTTTGGCGGCGGTGGACGCGGTATTCGTCTATGCCATGATGCTGAGCAAATCAAACAACAATATGCTCGTGTGCAATCAGAAGCGAGTAAAGCGTTTGGTAATGCCCATATTTTTATGGAGAAATTCGTTTTCAATCCGCGTCATATTGAGGTGCAAATTCTAGGTGACAATAGCGGAACTATTTTGCATCTATTTGAACGAGATTGTTCTATTCAACGCCGTCATCAGAAGCTAGTGGAAATCGCCCCGTCAGTACAATTAAATGAGGAAACGCGCAAGCTTTTATACGACTATGCAGTAAGGGCCGCTAGTGCGGTAGGGTATACAAATGCGGGTACAGTGGAGTTCATTTTGGATGAGAAAAATCAGCCCTATTTTTTAGAAATGAATACACGTCTACAGGTAGAACATCCTGTAACGGAGCAGATTACAGGCATTGACCTTGTGCAGGAGCAAATTCGTATAGCAGCCGGTGAGACACTGACCCTCAAGCAGGAACAAATAGAACGCCGAGGTTTTGCTATAGAGTTTCGCATTAATGCAGAAGATCCACAAAACGATTTTCTGCCAAGTTTTGGCCGTATAACTCGCTATTATGCACCAGGCGGCCCGGGGGTGCGTACCGATAGTGCAATTTATACTGGCTACACTATCCCACCAGATTATGACTCTCTCTGCGCAAAGCTTACGGTTTGGAGCCTTGATTGGCCTTCTGCCTTACGTCGTGCTCGAAGAGCACTGGAGGAAATGCGAGTATTTGGTGTAAAAACCACCATTCCTTTTTATTTAGAAATGTTGAAATCAAAGGAGTTTCAAGAGGGATTATTGACCACCGGGTTGATTGAGGCTCATCCTGAATGGTTACGGTACTCTAATAAGTCATTACCACACCATAAAGCGGCGGTTATTGCTGCGGCTTTGGCACATTATAACAAGCAATCAGAGGCGCAATAA